The nucleotide window AGCTCGCCGATCAGGCTGCCGAGTTCGATGCGCTCGTCGGCGCTGTAGCTCACGGTGACGAGGCTCTCGTCGAGCGTGAACTCGACCGCCACGAGCTTGACCTTCAGGGCGCGTTCGCGGGCCCGTGAACGCAGCAGCCACTTGAGGTCCTCGCCCCGGCGGTGCAGGTCGTCCCACTGGGCCCGGTCCTCGGGACTGGCCTCGCGCAGGACCGCGCCGTAACGGCCGCGCGGGTCAGGATCGGCGGCCTCGCCACGCACGGTGGCGACTTCGGGGCCGCGTTTACCCTGCACCACCACGCGGGTGCCCACGGCATAGGGCACCTCGCTGAGCATCGCGTGCAACCGGGGACTCCGCTCGAAGCGGACAGGCAGGACAACCACGCCTGCCACGATGTCACGAAACGCCGCGCCGCGCCAAGAGCGGAGGCACAAATGCCCGCCGCCCGTTTGTGACCGGGTAGGGTGGACGCCGGGTGCACACCGCACCCTCACCAGAAAGCGCCGCCAGCCCAGGGAATTCCGGGCCGGCGGCGCGGGATAGGCTGTAACGGCCCGGACGGTCTCAGTGCAGCTCGGCCAGCACTTCGATCTCGACACGCACGTCGCGCGGCAACCGGGCCACCTGCACGGTGCTGCGCGCCGGATAGGGCGCCGCGAACTCCTGCTCGTACACGCTGTTCATGACCGAGAACTCGTTCATGTCGGCCAGGAACACGGTCGTCTTGACCACGCGGTCGAGGTCGGTGCCGGCCGCCTGCAACACCGCGCGCAGGTTCTCGATGACCTGCCGCGTCTGCGCCTCGACGCCGCCCTCGACCAGGTCGCCGCTGGCCGTCAGGGGAATCTGGCCGCTGGTCACGACCAGATTGCCGAAGCGCACTGCCTGGCTGTAGGGACCGATGGCGGCGGGGGCGTCCGGGGTCTGCACGATTTCTTTCATGGACCCACTGTAGCCCGCCCAGGGCGAGAATAGCGGGGCCGGCTAGCCCAGGTCGCGCGGCCGCCGCTTGTCCGGCGAGGCGGCCGCGCGACCCGTGCGGGCGCTGCGCAGGCGCTCGGCGCGCTGTCCCGGGAGGCGGGGACCGGAACGCTGGCGGGCCTGCCACCAACGCTGCCCCGCCAGCACCGCCACGAGGAGGGTCAGGCCCAGCAGCGCGGTGGCGACGCGATGCTCAGGCACCAGGATCACCCCCAGCAGCGTGAAATATCCCAGCGTCAGCAGCAGGTAGGTGAGCAGGCTGCTGCCGCGGCGGCTGCTGAGCAGCACATCCACGTATTCCGGCCCGTTGCCGCTGCGCTCGGGCAGGGCGTAGCGGGGCGTGGCCGTCTCGCGCTGCACGTCTACGACCACCGCCGTGATGTTGTCGGGTCCCCCCGCGTCGTTGGCCGCGTTGATCAGCACCCGCACGAGCTGATCGGGCTCGTCCGGCCGCGCGAGTAGGCTCTCGAGCGCCGGTCCGTCGACCACCCCGCTCAGGCCGTCACTGCACAGCAGCAGGCGGTCGCCGGCCCGCAGAGGCAGCCCGAACAGCTCCAGGCGCACCCTCTCCTCGCCGCCCAGGGCGTTGCTCACCACGCTCTTCCACTGGTGATGCCGAGCTTCTTCCTCGGTCAGGAATCCCAGACGAACCTGCTCGGCCACCCAGGAGTGATCGTCGGTGAGGCGCCGGAGTTCGCCCCCGCGCAGCAGGTAGGCGCGCGAGTCGCCCACATGGGCGATCAGCACCGCGCCCCGGTCTACGAGCGCTGCCAGGAGGGTGGTCCCCATGCCCACCGACTCTCCCACCGCGTGGCGCACCACCGCGAGATTCGCCGCCTGAACCGCCCCCGCCAGCCGCTCGGGGGCGGGGCCACGGCTCTCCAGGAAATGCTGGGTCAGGGTATCGAGGGCCAGGTTGGCTGCCAGTTCACCGGCCGCGTGTCCCCCCATGCCGTCGGCGACCGCGTACAGTCCGCCCTGCGGCAGATCGAGCGCCACTGCCGCGTCCTGGTTCACGCCTCCGACCCGCTGACGCCCCACGTCCGTGAGCACACCGGACGACATCAGAGGCGCTGGCGGGGGCCGCATCGGCCTCACTATAGGTCAGCGCCGCTGTTGCACACGAATCAAACTTAACACTCACCCGTTCCGGTAGGCCGGACTCCGCGCCGTGTCACGCTGCCGCCGAGCAGACGATCAGGAGACGGCCCACCGGCTGGCCGATCGGGCTCAGGCCGGCGCACCCGGTACCTGACGGCGCAACCACAGCACCAGCGCCTCGGCCGAGGCCGGATTGGTCGCCAGGGGGATGTCGTGCACGTCGCACAGCCGCACCAGCGCGGAGACGTCGGGTTCGTGCGGCTGCGCCGTCAGCGGATCCCGGAAGAAGAACACCGCCAGCACCCGTTCCTCGGCCAGCCGCGCGCCGATCTGCTGGTCGCCGCCCAGCGGTCCAGATAGCACGCGCTCGACCGTCAGCCCCGTCTGCTTTTGCAGGATGCCCCCGGTCGTGCCAGTTGCCACCAGGGGAAAATGTGCCAGCAGGTCACGGTGCGCCAGGGCGAACAGGGCCAGCTCCAGCTTCTTCTTGTCGTGGGCGATCAGGGCCACCTGGCGCGGCGCGGCGGAGGTCATGATCCCGATTGTGGCACAGCCTGGCCCGGACCAGCCGGAATCTGTCTGGGACGCACGAATCTGGTCTATCGCCCGAGTGAACCGGTGTCCTCTGTTCAAGCGGAAGACGGGTGAGCAGCATCCCAGGCCAGAAAGGAGCCACAGCCCCTGCCGGACAGAACGCCGGCAAGGACTGTGGCCGCCTCTGTGACGCTCAGCTCAGTTCGGACTCGAATTCTTCGCCGTCTTCGAGCAGCAGTTCCATCCAGCGCACCAGGGCCGCGCGGGTGTAGCCGCCGCGCAGGATCATGCTGCTGTCGAGGTGGTAGGTCTCCTCGTACACGTAGGCCTGGGTGTAGTACCCGCTGTTCCACTCGTTGAGGAAGTCCAGGTCCGGCTCGTCACTGGCGTCCCAGGTCAGGCCGGCCGACACCCGGTCGCAGACCTGCGCGCGGCACTCGCTGAGCCAGACGTCCACGTTCTGACCCGAAGACGTCACCACGGCCAGCGACGGGTCCTCGTCGGGCTGCACGGGGTTGACGGTCACGCGGTAGCCCGCCGTCCGCAGCGCCGCCGCGACCGAGGCCGGGGTCGCCGGTTGCACCTGAGCGCCGCCCACCACCGGAGCCGCTCCGCCTGCCTGCGCTGCCGAGAAGGTCAGAGCCGCCACCAACGCCACCGTACCAGTCCACATTTTTTTCATACTTCACAGTACGTCATCCCACACCCTGGCCTCACCTCATTCACGGCTTATCCCCTATTTCATGTTTTTCATCTTTTATAGATGACATGATGAGGAATGACCACGCCCCGCGACCTGGCCCTGGCTTCTCCCCCGCCCGCGCGCCGGCGGCGCACCTTCGGGGTGTATATCGGGCGCTTCGAGCCGCCGCACCAGGCGCACCTGCTCGTGATGGTCGAAGCCCTGCGCAGCGTGCAGAAACTGATCGTGGTGATCGGCTCGGCGCGGGCGGCGCGCAACACCAAGAATCCCTTCACGGCCGAGGAGCGCCAGGAGCTGATTCTGGCGATGCTGCGCGGGGCGGGCGTGGCCCGCAGCCGGGTGCTGTTCGTGCATGTCCGCGACTACTTCTATAACGAGAGCCTGTGGCTCAGCGAGGTGCAGCGCGGCGTGGCCGAGTACACACGCGGCAGCAGCGACGTGGCCCTGATCGGGCACCTGAAAGACGAGAGCAGCTACTACCTGCGCTCCTTCCCGGCCTGGGAGTTCATTCCGACGCATGTGGTCAGCTCACTGAACGCCACCGACGTGCGCCGCGCCTACTTCGAGGACCGCCTGGAAGACGTGCGCGGCATGGTCCCCCCGGCCGTCCACACCTTTCTGGAGACCTTCCGGCAGGGAAGCGACTACGCCGAACTGCGCGCCGAGTACGACTATCTGCGCGAGTACCGCGCCGCCTGGGCCACGGCGCCCTACCCGCCGGTCTTCGTGACGGCCGACGCCGTGATCACCCGCAGTGGGCACGTCCTGGTGGTGCGGCGCGCCGGGCGGCCCGGACGCGGGCGCCTCGCCATGCCGGGGGGCTTTCTGGAAGCGCACGAGACCCTGCTGGCCTGCTGCGTGCGCGAGGCCCACGAGGAGACCGGCCTGAACGAGGCGGTCAACCTCGCTGGACACCTGCGCGCCCAGGCGGTCTTCGACTACCCGGACCGCAGCCTGCGCGGGCGCACGGTCACGCACGCCTTCCACTTCGACCTCGGCATCGGGCAACTGCCCACCCTGCGCGCGGCCTCCGACGCCGCCGACGCCTTCTGGATGCCGCTCTCGGACGCATTGGCCAGCCCCGACCTATTTTTCGAGGACCACCACGCCATCATCGAGAACTTCCTGATGCGCGGCTGAGCCCTGCTCCCGGGCCTACTTGCCCGCGCCGCCCACGCCCACGCCGAGAGGGAGGCCGCTGGCCGACACGCCGGTCATCAGGGCCGTGCGGATGCCGGTGGCGATGCCCAGGGCCACGCGGTCGAGGTAGTTGTTGTCGCGCAGGTTCAGGCCGTCGACCGGGTGACTGGCGTACCCGATCTCGACGAGGGCCGCCGGCACGCGGCTGTTGCGCAGCACCGCCAGCGAGCGGTTGTTGCGCAGGCCCTGGTTGAAAGCACCAGTCTCCGCGACCACCTCCTGCTGCAGCGTCTGGGCCAGCGCCGCCGAGAGGGGATGATTGGCGTTCCACCACGTCTCGACGCCGTAGCCGCGCAGCACCGAGGCCACCGGCATGGCGTTGACGTGGATGCTGACGTACATCTGGGTGCCGGGGGTGCCCATCGCCGCGCGCATATTGAGGTCGGTGTTCTTATCACGGCTCAGTTCGCGGTCGGAGTCGCGGGTCATGACCGCGTCCACTCCGGCGGCGCGCAGCAGGTCCCGCACGCGCAGGCCCACGTCCAGCGTGACCTGCTTCTCGACCACGCTGCCCACCGCGCCGGGGTCCACGCCGCCGTGACCAGGGTCCAGGATGACGCGCGGGCGCACGAAGCTGGCGCTCAGGGCCAGGATCGCCGTGCCGCGCGTCACCGACATGGGCGGCACGGCCGCGAGGAGTTTCTCGCGGGGGCTCAGCGGGGTCAGGTCGGCCAGCGCCGGCGAGAAGTCGATGGCGAGGCGCGAGCGGTCGCCGCTGCTGGGGGCGAGCAGTTGCGCGCGCCAGCCGCTGCGGGGCGTGGTGGGCGTGCCGGTCACGAAAATGACGTTCAGGCCCGCCGCGCTGGGCTCGTAGCGCCATGAGCGCACCTCGGGCGAGACGTTCTGGGCCGTCTGGGCGATGGCCCCCGAGCTCGCCCCAGCGATCTCGACGCGCAGGCCCACGCCGCCCGGCACGATGCGGTAGCTCGACCCCGGTGGCAGGTCCAGAACCATACGGGTCAGGCCCGGATTCTTGCCCACCCGCGGCGCGCCCAGCGACACACCGGGCTGCAGGGTGCCGGGCACCCGGCCAGCCAGGGCACTGGGCTTGTCGGCCTCGGCGCCGGGCAGGGCAGGTGCGGGCGGCAGCGCCGGGGCCACCACCACGCTGTCACCGGGCGGCAGACCAGCGGCCGTGCCGGCAGTGGTGGGGGCGTCATTGGCGTCGTCGGCTCGGGTGGCCTGCACCGCCGCCTGGGCCTGGGCCAGCGGCGTGTTCAGGGCGGCCTGCGCGGCGGCCGAGGTGGCGGGCGGCCCGCTCAGTACCGCGCCCCTGACAGTCGGGCCAGCGCCGCCGGCCAGCGTCGCGCCGAACTCCAGGATCAGGACCCGGGTGCCGCCCGCGATGGTCGCCTCGCTGGCCCGCCAGCCGTCGGTCGGCGAGAGCGGAAACGGCGTGACGAGCGTGACCTGTCCGCCGCCGGCGCGGTACTCGGTCACGCTGGGCCCCAGGCGCGCTGCGACGGCCGGCAGCACCCGCGCGCCCGTCACGTCCAGCCGCAGTCCCCCGAACGTCGGGGCGAGCGTATAGGTCACGCCGCTCGGCAGGTCGAAAACCACCCGGGTCGTGTTGCCGTCGTTGCTGCTGCGCGGCGTCCCGAAGGCCACGTTCTGTACCCCGGTCAGGGTCAAGGGGGCCGGCGCAGCGGCCGTCGCCCCACCCGGTACGGCCGTTCCGGCGGGTAACGTGCCGGGCCGCAGCGAAGGCGCCGCCTGTACCGGTACGCCGCGCTGAAAGGGGTCGGATTGAGCCGCTGCCCATGACCCAAGCAGCAACGCCGATGAGAGCAGGATGGCAGACGGCTTCATTTCCATCCATCTTGACGGCTGAGCCGTGAGAATTTGGTACGCCCGCTCATGATCGGGGGGTGATGCACAGTTGAGCGCCCGGCCTCCAGCTCCGCTGTGCGGCGGGGTCTAGAAGGAAGAAGCCACTCGGTTGACTCGGGACACGCGCTGGGATCAACTGAAGCTCTATGAGCCTCGACCGGACCCTGGGCATGACCCTGCTGGAGACCTCACCGGAGCGCACCCGCGTCGCCCTGACCGTCGGCGAGGACGGACTAAACATGCACGGCAGCGCCCACGGCGGCCTGATCTTCAGTCTCGCCGATCAGGCCTTCGCAGTCATCAGCAATCTGGGCGCGCAGGCAGTGGCCGCCGAGACGCATCTGAGCTTTTTCCGTGCGGCGCAACCTGGCGACCGTCTGGTTGCCGTCGCCACTCCCGAGCGCGTGGGCCGCACGCTGGCCACCTACCGCGTCGAGGTCCGCCGGGTCAAGGTGGAGGAAGAAGCGGGCGAACTCGTCGCCCTGTTCCTGGGCACCGTCTCGCGGCGAGACGCTCAGCCCTCTTCGAGCGGGTAGGTCCGCGCGGCGCGCAGAGCCAGCCAGATCAGGTGACAGTAGAACGCGGAGACCCCGGCGACCACCAGCCAGCCTGGGAAATTACCGATGTCGGCGAGGGCCAGCGCCTCCGGAAATTCCAGAATCCAGCCCTTGGGCTGCGCGAGGTCGAGCTTGGCGAACCACGCGAGCAGCACCGCCGCGTAGATCCACAGGTAGTTGCGGTTCAGTCGCCAGCCCAGCGCGTCAGCGCGGCTCATGGGGCTGCGCGGCTTGGCGAGCTCGGCCAGCAGAAGTTGGTGCCAGCCGGGGTCCACCCGGTCCCCGAGCATCGCCGGATAAAAGAAGCGCTCCATGATCCGCACGCGGTGATGCGCGATCTCGAAGGTCCGGAAGCGCCGAGCTTCGAGCCGCAGAAAGAAATAGTTCATGAACATGGCGAACAAAAAGGTGGCGTGGCTGTTGTTGACGTCGCCCAACGCGAAACTCGCCAGACCCGCCGTGGTCACGACCGACCAGTTGGTGGTCATGTCCAGGCGCTGGCGGTAGGCGGTCATCTTGCCGACCTCGGCGCGGTAGAGGTGAATCAGGGCATTGGCCTGGTTGCCGCTGTAGCTGACCTCCGTCAGCCCCCCTTCCCGCACCGCTCCTGGTCCCCCGCCGGCTCCCGGCATCAGCCCCGTTCCCCTTCCCCTTGCATGGTCCCAGCGTAGCGCGCCGCTGTGCGGCTGGGGCCAGGGCTCAGCGCGTGACGTCGAAGCGCAGCAGTGTGGAGACACCCGGATTCAGGGTCCTGAGCCGCGTCAGGACCGACGTTTCGAGCAGGCCCCGCCCCTGACCCGCCGGCAGAACCGTCGCAAACGCCGCCTGCGCGCTGGCATAGGCGCTGATGCCGTCCAGATTCAGTGGTGCGGGCGCGGCGAACAAAAGGGCAGTGTGAGTGCCCAGCGGTTCGCCGGCCTTCAGCTCAAATCCGGCCCCAGTGCCGGGAAACTGCTGCGGCGCGCCGGGTGTCAGGGTCAGAGGGCTGGTGCTCAGGCGGTTGGGCATCAGTTGCTGTACTCCGCCGTCCGGATTCTCGACAAACAGGGCCACATTCCAGGGCGCTGGGGTTCCCGAGAGGGTCAACAAGAAGGTCAGGGATTCTCCGGCCCGCACCGGACTGGGGCTCAGCCCCAGCTCGACGCGCGGCTTGCCGGCGACAGGCACGGGATCATTTCCGCAGGCCGTCAGGCCCACACCGAGGGCCAGGACGGCCCAGGACAACATACGCATGGCCTGACCCTAGCGCAGCGGTCCTGGCCGCGCCGCCGCAGATGCGGCCAACAGAAAACCCCCGCCACGGGGACGGGGGTCTGGAACGCACCGAAAGTTACTTCTGCGCGTGCACCACAAGCTTCATGGGGATGGTGACTTCGGGGTGGGCGCGGTACGCGATGTCGTACTCGCCGATTTCCTTGACGGTCTTCGGCATGTCGATCTTGCGGCGGTCCACGTCGAAGCCCAGCTTGTCCAGGGCGCCGGCCACGTCACCGTGGGTCACGGCGCCGTAGATCTTGCCTTCACCGGCGCGCACGCTCAGCTCGACAGCCACACCGTTCAGGCGGCTGGCGAGGTCTTCGGCGACAGCTTTCTGCTGCGCCTGCTGCTTGACACGGCTGCGGATCTGCGCTTCGAGGGTCTTCATGTTGCTGGTGGTCGCCGGGGCAACGATGCCCTGGGGAATCAGCCAGTTGCGGGCGTAGCCGGTCTTGACGTTCACGACGTCGCCGGTCTTCCCGAGCTTCCCGGGTTCAAGAAGGATCACTTGCATGTCAAGACTCCTTACTTGCGGACCAGTTTCTCGGTGTAGGGCAGCAGGGCCAGCTGGCGGGCGATCTTGATCGTCTGCGCAATGCGGCGCTGGTGCTTGGCCGAGAGGCCGGTGCGGCGGCGGGGGAGGATCTTGCCGGTGTCGGAGACAAAACGGCGAAGCATCTTCACGTCTTTGTAGTCGGTGATTTCCAGTTCTCCGATGGAGAAAGGATCGACCTTCGGCTTGCGGGGCCGCTTGGGTCCCTTGCCGCGCGGTTTGCGCTCGGCATTGCTGTTCTGGGTCATGGTGGGGGTCCTCGGCGCAAGTTGCGCCTATGGAGTGCGCGCTAGGCGGCGCTGGCCGTTCCCGGCGCACTCCGGAACCTGCTCAAAAGGGCAGGTCTTCTTCCTCGGGGGGGAAGTCGTCGAGACCTTGATCAATATCTAGGCCGCCCGAACGGTTCCCCTGCGTCGCCGCCCGGCTCGGCTGGCCGTAGCCGCCGCTCTGGGGGCGCGCCGCACTGCTCGCGGTCTGCGGGCGAGGTCCGGCGGGGGTGGCTGCGGCGTACCCAGAATTGGGTGTGCCCGCGCCTCGGGACAGGCTTTCGACTCGCGTCGCCTCTACTTTGGTGCTGTTCCGCTTGTTGCCGTCACGGTCGGTCCAGGCCTCGTTCACGAGTCGGCCCTGTACGAGGACGGGATCGCCCTTTTTCAGGTCCTTCATGCGTTCGGCAAGGTCTCGCCACAGCGTAATGTCGATCCAGTGGGTCTTTTCCTGCTTCTGCCCCTGACGGTCGTTCCAGGTCTCGTTCACGGCCAGGCCGAGTCCGAGCACCGCGTCTCCGGCGGGGGTGTAACGCAGTTCGGGGTCACGCGTAACGTTCCCGATCATCACCACTTCGTTCATTCCGCTGCCCATACGTACGCCGCCTCCAGCGTCCTGCACGAGTTCCGGGGTGTATCCCAGTTGCTCCATGCGCAGGGCCTTGACGCGTACCATGCTGCGTTTGCCGCCTTCGGGCGCTTCCCACTGGCTGTACTCCAGGTTGCCCTCGACCATCACGGCGTCGCCGCCCTTCAGGTTGCGTTCGGCCTGCCACTCGGCGGGTTTGCCGAGAATACTGACCCGGTGGTACCAGGGAAGCTTGCGCTCTTTGCCATCGTTCCCGATGATGTGGTCTTCTCCAGCGACGGTGGCCTCGAAAACGGCCGTGCCGGTGGGGGTGTACCGCAGTTCGGGGTCGCGGGCGAGTGCGCCGATCAGATAGACGTGGTTCATGCCTCGGGCCATGACAGATACTCCTTGCTTGCTGGCGAAAGTACTTGGTTGCTGTTTAGCTGGCGGTGCCCTTGCGGGGTCTACAGATCATAACAAGCCGGCCAATTTATGTCAATGACGTAAATCAGGCCTTCTTGGTCTTCCACTCCGGGCGGTCTTTGACCACCAGGACGCGGCGGACGTTGTCGCGCAGGCGCAGGTTGGTCGCGATTTCCTTTTCAGGGTTGCCGCCACTCTTGATGGTGTACATCAGGTAGTAGCCCTCGCGGTCCTTGCCCACCTGGTAGGCCAGGCGGCGGTTGCCGAGGTCGTCGAGGTTGCTCACCTCGCCGCCGGCGTTACGCACGGCGCCTTCGATGTAGTCCTTCTCGATTTGCACCTGCTCGGCGCTGATGTTCGGGTTCAGGATCAGGTTCAGGTCGTACTGGTTCATGATTCACCTCGCTTCCGCGCCGCGTCCATGTGTCCAATCGGAGACAGGCGGCAGGCTCAGGCCTCGCCGGGGCAGCGCAATTGACAATCTTAGCAGAAGGCCGCGCCGGCTGCCAGAGGTGCCCGGCGCGGCCGCGTTCCAGGTCCGGCGGTGCGGGACCGCTCCGCTCAGGCGCGGTGCTCGGAAACGGGCCGGAGCTGGTTTTTCCAGTCGAAGGGCCAGGAGATCTCCGCCGTGGTCTGCCCCGGCTCGGCCGAGCCGTCCAGGGGATAGTAGAACTCGCGCGGGTAGGTAGCCGGGTCGCCGTTGGCCTCGGCGTAGGCGCGCGTCAGGCGGCTGGCCTCGGCGGCGACCTGGGGATTGACCTGATCGGCGCGCAGGGTCAGGTAGGCCTCGGTGCGCGCGGGGGCCACATACAGGTTCAAGTCGTGGGGACGCTCCTGGCCGTCGCCCTCGCCGAAGGTCAGTTCGCCGCTGTAGGGCACGCAGACCTCGACCGGTCCGCGGTTCCCGCTGCCGACAGGGCCGTGGTACACGACCATGCACGGCCCCACCACCCGCCCACCGTGGGCGCGGATCAGGGCGGCTAGCGTACCGGCCGCCTCGGCCACGAAGGCGGTGACGTCGTCGAGGTCCACGCGATTGGCCACGGTAGCGAGCTGCTGGGGCGCCACCGTGCGGTGTGTCACGTCGGCAAAAACAGGCAGGGAAGCAGGATCGGACATGGCCCTGATGCTACCGGCTCGGGAAGTGTCAGGGCCGGCTGCCCTGAAGTCCAGACGACCTCAACTGACCCACTTGACACCTCTGCGGGCGGAGCGCACACTGCAGTCAATCGCAATGTAATCGTTTACAGGATCTTTGCTTCGTCTGGGAGCACAGGTCATGGCTATGACGCCTTCTTTTCAGGGAGATCGTTTGCATGACGCGCATTCAGGATGTCGCTCAGCTGGCCCAGGTCTCGACCGCCACCGCCTCGCGGGCCCTCAGCCGCCCGCAGCAGGTGGCGGCCGAGACCCGTGAGCGGGTGCTGGAG belongs to Deinococcus sp. Leaf326 and includes:
- the paaI gene encoding hydroxyphenylacetyl-CoA thioesterase PaaI, which translates into the protein MSLDRTLGMTLLETSPERTRVALTVGEDGLNMHGSAHGGLIFSLADQAFAVISNLGAQAVAAETHLSFFRAAQPGDRLVAVATPERVGRTLATYRVEVRRVKVEEEAGELVALFLGTVSRRDAQPSSSG
- the rpsR gene encoding 30S ribosomal protein S18, with the protein product MTQNSNAERKPRGKGPKRPRKPKVDPFSIGELEITDYKDVKMLRRFVSDTGKILPRRRTGLSAKHQRRIAQTIKIARQLALLPYTEKLVRK
- the rplI gene encoding 50S ribosomal protein L9, giving the protein MQVILLEPGKLGKTGDVVNVKTGYARNWLIPQGIVAPATTSNMKTLEAQIRSRVKQQAQQKAVAEDLASRLNGVAVELSVRAGEGKIYGAVTHGDVAGALDKLGFDVDRRKIDMPKTVKEIGEYDIAYRAHPEVTIPMKLVVHAQK
- the mgsA gene encoding methylglyoxal synthase, producing the protein MTSAAPRQVALIAHDKKKLELALFALAHRDLLAHFPLVATGTTGGILQKQTGLTVERVLSGPLGGDQQIGARLAEERVLAVFFFRDPLTAQPHEPDVSALVRLCDVHDIPLATNPASAEALVLWLRRQVPGAPA
- the ssb gene encoding single-stranded DNA-binding protein → MARGMNHVYLIGALARDPELRYTPTGTAVFEATVAGEDHIIGNDGKERKLPWYHRVSILGKPAEWQAERNLKGGDAVMVEGNLEYSQWEAPEGGKRSMVRVKALRMEQLGYTPELVQDAGGGVRMGSGMNEVVMIGNVTRDPELRYTPAGDAVLGLGLAVNETWNDRQGQKQEKTHWIDITLWRDLAERMKDLKKGDPVLVQGRLVNEAWTDRDGNKRNSTKVEATRVESLSRGAGTPNSGYAAATPAGPRPQTASSAARPQSGGYGQPSRAATQGNRSGGLDIDQGLDDFPPEEEDLPF
- a CDS encoding PP2C family serine/threonine-protein phosphatase, encoding MRPPPAPLMSSGVLTDVGRQRVGGVNQDAAVALDLPQGGLYAVADGMGGHAAGELAANLALDTLTQHFLESRGPAPERLAGAVQAANLAVVRHAVGESVGMGTTLLAALVDRGAVLIAHVGDSRAYLLRGGELRRLTDDHSWVAEQVRLGFLTEEEARHHQWKSVVSNALGGEERVRLELFGLPLRAGDRLLLCSDGLSGVVDGPALESLLARPDEPDQLVRVLINAANDAGGPDNITAVVVDVQRETATPRYALPERSGNGPEYVDVLLSSRRGSSLLTYLLLTLGYFTLLGVILVPEHRVATALLGLTLLVAVLAGQRWWQARQRSGPRLPGQRAERLRSARTGRAAASPDKRRPRDLG
- a CDS encoding bifunctional nicotinamide-nucleotide adenylyltransferase/Nudix hydroxylase — translated: MTTPRDLALASPPPARRRRTFGVYIGRFEPPHQAHLLVMVEALRSVQKLIVVIGSARAARNTKNPFTAEERQELILAMLRGAGVARSRVLFVHVRDYFYNESLWLSEVQRGVAEYTRGSSDVALIGHLKDESSYYLRSFPAWEFIPTHVVSSLNATDVRRAYFEDRLEDVRGMVPPAVHTFLETFRQGSDYAELRAEYDYLREYRAAWATAPYPPVFVTADAVITRSGHVLVVRRAGRPGRGRLAMPGGFLEAHETLLACCVREAHEETGLNEAVNLAGHLRAQAVFDYPDRSLRGRTVTHAFHFDLGIGQLPTLRAASDAADAFWMPLSDALASPDLFFEDHHAIIENFLMRG
- a CDS encoding DUF2270 domain-containing protein; the protein is MPGAGGGPGAVREGGLTEVSYSGNQANALIHLYRAEVGKMTAYRQRLDMTTNWSVVTTAGLASFALGDVNNSHATFLFAMFMNYFFLRLEARRFRTFEIAHHRVRIMERFFYPAMLGDRVDPGWHQLLLAELAKPRSPMSRADALGWRLNRNYLWIYAAVLLAWFAKLDLAQPKGWILEFPEALALADIGNFPGWLVVAGVSAFYCHLIWLALRAARTYPLEEG
- a CDS encoding RidA family protein; protein product: MKEIVQTPDAPAAIGPYSQAVRFGNLVVTSGQIPLTASGDLVEGGVEAQTRQVIENLRAVLQAAGTDLDRVVKTTVFLADMNEFSVMNSVYEQEFAAPYPARSTVQVARLPRDVRVEIEVLAELH
- a CDS encoding DUF4384 domain-containing protein; translation: MRMLSWAVLALGVGLTACGNDPVPVAGKPRVELGLSPSPVRAGESLTFLLTLSGTPAPWNVALFVENPDGGVQQLMPNRLSTSPLTLTPGAPQQFPGTGAGFELKAGEPLGTHTALLFAAPAPLNLDGISAYASAQAAFATVLPAGQGRGLLETSVLTRLRTLNPGVSTLLRFDVTR
- the rpsF gene encoding 30S ribosomal protein S6, which codes for MNQYDLNLILNPNISAEQVQIEKDYIEGAVRNAGGEVSNLDDLGNRRLAYQVGKDREGYYLMYTIKSGGNPEKEIATNLRLRDNVRRVLVVKDRPEWKTKKA
- a CDS encoding YbjN domain-containing protein, translated to MKKMWTGTVALVAALTFSAAQAGGAAPVVGGAQVQPATPASVAAALRTAGYRVTVNPVQPDEDPSLAVVTSSGQNVDVWLSECRAQVCDRVSAGLTWDASDEPDLDFLNEWNSGYYTQAYVYEETYHLDSSMILRGGYTRAALVRWMELLLEDGEEFESELS
- a CDS encoding N-acetylmuramoyl-L-alanine amidase, with the translated sequence MKPSAILLSSALLLGSWAAAQSDPFQRGVPVQAAPSLRPGTLPAGTAVPGGATAAAPAPLTLTGVQNVAFGTPRSSNDGNTTRVVFDLPSGVTYTLAPTFGGLRLDVTGARVLPAVAARLGPSVTEYRAGGGQVTLVTPFPLSPTDGWRASEATIAGGTRVLILEFGATLAGGAGPTVRGAVLSGPPATSAAAQAALNTPLAQAQAAVQATRADDANDAPTTAGTAAGLPPGDSVVVAPALPPAPALPGAEADKPSALAGRVPGTLQPGVSLGAPRVGKNPGLTRMVLDLPPGSSYRIVPGGVGLRVEIAGASSGAIAQTAQNVSPEVRSWRYEPSAAGLNVIFVTGTPTTPRSGWRAQLLAPSSGDRSRLAIDFSPALADLTPLSPREKLLAAVPPMSVTRGTAILALSASFVRPRVILDPGHGGVDPGAVGSVVEKQVTLDVGLRVRDLLRAAGVDAVMTRDSDRELSRDKNTDLNMRAAMGTPGTQMYVSIHVNAMPVASVLRGYGVETWWNANHPLSAALAQTLQQEVVAETGAFNQGLRNNRSLAVLRNSRVPAALVEIGYASHPVDGLNLRDNNYLDRVALGIATGIRTALMTGVSASGLPLGVGVGGAGK